A portion of the Hoplias malabaricus isolate fHopMal1 chromosome 1, fHopMal1.hap1, whole genome shotgun sequence genome contains these proteins:
- the vax1 gene encoding ventral anterior homeobox 1, which produces MDIRYSQEPEPGTVLKNGLKEGGKEGKEPQGNLSKTLLKEPQESFGSSGAVENHEKSRTSSGDPDYCRRILVRDAKGSIREIILPKGLDLDRPKRTRTSFTAEQLYRLEMEFQRCQYVVGRERTELARQLNLSETQVKVWFQNRRTKQKKDQGKDSELRSVVSETAATCSVLRLLEQGRLLTAPRLLPHCGSALAVAANGASSVATGTASGSGSATASPPLPATTGTVALPATGLQGSPPHGLFGFPVPSLLGSVASRISSTPLAMSGSLHELSARYLSSSAFEPYSRTNGKDPLDKKVPE; this is translated from the exons ATGGACATCCGATACAGCCAAGAGCCAGAGCCGGGGACGGTTCTGAAAAACGGACTGAAGGAGGGTGGGAAGGAGGGCAAGGAGCCGCAGGGGAACCTTTCCAAAACACTGCTGAAGGAACCACAGGAGTCATTTGGCTCCTCTGGAGCTGTGGAGAACCACGAGAAAAGCAGAACCAGCTCGGGGGATCCGGACTACTGCCGAAGAATTCTGGTCAGAG ATGCTAAAGGCTCAATCCGGGAGATCATTCTTCCAAAGGGCCTGGACCTGGATCGTCCGAAGCGGACTCGGACGTCCTTCACGGCAGAGCAGCTATACAGACTGGAGATGGAGTTCCAGCGCTGTCAGTATGTCGTTGGCCGAGAGCGAACGGAGCTTGCACGCCAGCTCAACCTCTCCGAAACTCAG gtGAAGGTGTGGTTTCAGAATCGTCGTACCAAACAGAAAAAGGATCAGGGGAAGGACTCAGAGTTGCGGTCTGTTGTGTCTGAGACGGCTGCTACATGCAGCGTGTTGCGTTTGTTGGAGCAGGGTCGTCTGCTGACGGCTCCACGGCTCCTCCCCCACTGTGGCTCAGCTCTCGCCGTTGCCGCCAACGGGGCCTCATCTGTCGCCACAGGAACTGCGTCTGGCTCCGGCTCTGCCACCGCCAGTCCCCCGTTGCCTGCTACAACGGGCACGGTGGCATTGCCAGCTACAGGGCTACAAGGCTCACCCCCCCACGGCCTGTTTGGTTTCCCTGTGCCCTCACTGCTTGGCTCTGTTGCCTCCAGAATCTCCTCCACACCCCTCGCCATGTCCGGCTCCCTCCACGAACTCTCAGCCCGCTACCTCAGCTCCTCTGCCTTTGAGCCATACTCCCGGACCAACGGCAAAGACCCCCTGGACAAAAAAGTTCCCGAATGA